A region of the Drosophila virilis strain 15010-1051.87 unplaced genomic scaffold, Dvir_AGI_RSII-ME tig00001178, whole genome shotgun sequence genome:
GCGTTCCACaatctgattttaaaatgcgGGTTggttatttggattttaggGAGATGAGATGCTTAACCAGGTCACGAAaagctttattttttgctaCCATCGTCTCCTGTATTAGATTGAACATTTGATCCATTCTCTAATTTAAGTCCTGCATTGATTTCTTTAATGAGTGAAACTTGTTAATAATGGACGACTGCAGCCGGGATATATGCGTGTCGGTTGGCTCGCATTGGCATGCTTCTTTTGCTTGTGAGAACGCGTAACCCCATTTTTTGGCTAACCCACAACTGgcttaaactttttttttattccctgaacccattgaattgaaaaagggtttattgtatttgtgcaaaattcaattgtgtgtaacaggcagaagaaagcatatCCGacccataaagcatatatattcttgatcagcatcaatagccgagtcgatcttgccatgtccgtctgtctgtctgtttgtccgtccgtatgtataaacacaaggatctcagaactaGACAGCTAGagactgaaattttagatgtaggtccttctagtgcctgcgcagatcgagtttgtttccgataatcgataactcactCCGTTTCCATGTTgtaataagagggttcagggtattccctagtcgggagctcccgactaaaaccTCTTGTTTTATTCTAAGTTGGCAGCCCTTAAAACTAACTATGTGGTCCCCACTACAGTTAGAATATGTGTTGTTGTCACTCAACCTCAACTGACAAGATACTGAGTCGATACGGTGATCGCCTGCGCACTTGCCATAGACTGGATTTTTAGCGTAATTTAGTAATTTAGCGTGTGCCCAAGGTATtgacaattaacaaattgaacCAACTCACTTTTGCGACCCGCTTTCTTTACTGTAacctttttatttctatatggGTTATTTTAACTGTTTCGGCTACATTTGATGTGTGTTCGATATTAACGTAGAACATATTTTGTCTAGTCTTCGCGTTATTTATTTGCTCATCGTCCTCCTCGTTGATCGGATGTGCGCAAGTCCATTTTTCTTGGGCAATATATGTTACTGTGCAACCTTTAAAAGAGAATGCGCTTAAGATCATTTGGGACATTGGCATGATATCCCTACGAACCAGTCTATAAGGTTTGTCATCCCGCAGTTGGTGCTGCTAAAACTCACAGTCTAGTTGGATTAGCGCTCTAACAACTGATCGAAACGCTTGAGCATTAGCAGTGTAGATACGCATGACTCCGAATTTGGATGTTTGCACGTCGTATTCTTTGTCTGTTACAACAGCGTTGAGTGCCCGCTCCAACACGTGCAGTTTGTTAACTTGAAGCACACAGATTGCTAGAGGTTAAGGTGAAGACTTATTTTAAACAAACctcttgtttgttttatttttaaaatattcgcATACTCTTTAGCACaacaatacatacacacacaaataattaCAATTGCGAATGTATCGTATCAATAACCATGTTCTATGGTTATTGATCGTATGCTGTCCTCTTTACATATATGAATGTGCTGCTGTTTAAGTACCGTTTTTTCATTAGATGCCAACTCTTGGAATGTCAGCCGTTTCGTTGATCAATGGTGAAAAATTTTATTCCAGGtatgatattttttatacaattataacTTTTTGTAATGATAGTTGTACCATTAGAAAAGGTCaagaaatttcattttttttcggCTTAGCCTAACCAAAGAGAGCGCGTAGCACGAGCTGTTTATAGTTAGTATTTGTTTATGTGTATTGTCCATGTGTCACTAAACATACATACGAATGTATGCACTctcatattaatttaaaaaatgtcaatttaCGCCAAACATTATTTCCTtattcaaaaatcaatatttttatttaagcttGCGGAAGATATGTAAtttaatgtatgtacatgtatgtatatatatattctcatacatacttacatacgtTTGAGGCTTAGTCCTAATCagtgcataaatatgtatgtacatattatttttataccccgaacccattaaaaatggatataagggTGTATTGTAGTTGTGcaaaatgcatatgtatgtaacagacagaaggcagcatctccgaccccataaagtacatatattcttgagcagcatcaataaccgagtcaatttagccatgtccgtctgtccgtatgtatgaacgcaaggacctcagaacctataagagctaaagacaGAAAATTTTAGATGAGGGtcttcctagtgcctgcgcagatccagcttgtttctgataatcgtttccaatcaatcgatacaaatcgatatcaacatcctgttttttgagcaaattgggtaaataataagagctggagtcaccaaacatgatatgttgcttctagaatattttatatatgtcaagtatctttcattttatacttATAGCCACCTCCCCGttaccaccacagagctataaatcaagttaataacccaatttgtattgccaaccaatttaagccacaatttaaatacaattgacgttttcagaatacacaaatattctatggtacaataagatatactgtagaaaatttcataaagttcggttaagaaaaaaaccaaagttatatgtaaccgcgcaattgaatggggcagcagctttaagaatttctgtatacatgtacactcacacattcatacgcgtttgcttcgaattctatcaacGACATTGCAATAACGATTGTTTTCTGTTCTGCTATTTAATTAGTACTTTTCTCAATTATAcataattattggtgtgggtGTTGAATACAGGCCTAGAATGTGGTGCGGTATGTTGCGAGTTCAAACCCTGCCAagagaacttttttttaattatcttAATTACTTCAATTGCggtggtgttggaataagaaggttcaggttatttcctagtcgggagctcccgagtAGAActttttacttgtttatttattttaaaatattttattgtcaaTGTATAAAAtcattaaattttgtttaccGAGTACAAAAATGCTTTAAATGTCTAAACAGCTTTATTCGTAAAAGTGCTTCTCAACCCAACGAGGTAAAGTGAAAGCAGCAGCATGGATTTCACTTGTGTAGTActtcaaatttaatgcatcTATTTCGGATTTCTCAAACTTTTTCACGGGGTTTTCTAGCCTATGTTTTTTATCCAAAGATGCTATTATAAATCCTATGTGACCACATGGATAAGATGGAACAGAAGTTATGGCATATCCTACTTTTGGAAAATGCAAGGCACATCCTTTTAATGTTTTCTTTACGTATTCAAAGTCCAACCAAAAACTTCCTGCTTGAGAGCATACAACACCTCCATCTCTTAGTGCTTGTTTTAGTAAATCAAAGTAGCTTTCATGAAACAAGTTAACGGCAGGACCAATTGGATCAGAGCTATCGGTTATAATGACATCAAATTCGTTTCTgtgatttttcatatactCAAAACCATCGCCGATAGTAAGCTTTAACTTTTTGCTATCGAATCCACATGCCATAGAAGGTAGATACTTTTTTGAAAGTTGAACAACACGATCGTCAATTTCGACTTGATGAACTTCTTTAACCAGCGGATGCTTTACAACTTCGCGTGCTACACCTCCATCACCACCGCCAACAATTAAAACTTTCTGTGGGTTTGGATGACAGCATAGCGGCAAAAAAGCTATCATTTCCTGGTAGGAAAACTCATCCCTAGAAGTACACTGAATGATACCGTCCAGTATTAGGCACCTTCCATATGTTTCTCTGTGAAAATAAAGTGAAGGATTGATTAGCGAAAGTGTATAACTTTCATTCGAAGTTAATGAAATTGTGTTTCAGCAATTTTGGATATTCCACCCGTAACACTCGTAAATTGGCGAAAAACAACTCGACTATCATAAAAACTATGGTCAATAAAGCCGGAATTGTTTTGGGTTTTATCCAGCGATGGTCACAGATGTTTGAGAGTCCgtacactaaaaaaaaacattttaatttctgGTGCTTACTATTTTATCTTTgaatatgtacataaacaatttttgctgTTAGTCGTTCGTGGCTTAAATTGGGATACTGTATACGGTTACTAATATACTCTAGAAGACTTCTAAGGACTAATCTTCTTTAATTAATCGTTGGACTATGCTTGGTGAAGTTCATGAGTTGATATCGCGTGAAAACAGCTCTTCTATGTTGACTAACCAATAACCCACGCCTTGTCACGCGTCCCGTACACTTCATATTACCGAGTATAAATTCAGAAAGAATATAGCGTTTGGTGCTAGTGGATAACTctacaaaatttttaaaactttttccaGTAAATAGTACaagtaaataatttcaattttagatGTTTTTAACAATTACTTTCGTAATAGTAATGGCATATTTTCATAAGTATGATAAGCCAAAGTCTAATGTCGTCTATTAGTAGAATGCCTATGCAAAATGCTTCGTTGGTTCccatttgtatacccttgcagagggtattataatttggtcGTGAAAtttgtaacgcatagaaggagacccataagaacccataaagtatatatattcttgatcagcatcaacagaagtagccatgtccgtctgtgtgtttttatgcgaactagtctctcagttttaaagctatcttgaTAAAACATTGCAGAAGtttctctttctgttgcacacaGCACATATGTTAAAACTAGCTgaatcggaccaatatatcatatagctgccacaggaacgatcggtcgaaaattaagttgttgattgaaaaaaacatttgtttttcaagatatatcgaccaacctcggcatttatcagttttactatacttctcatatatatgcaagatcctgttaagatcggatcactatagcatatagctgccatacgaacgatcgttcgaaaattaagttgttgtatgaaaaaacattgtttttttcaagatatcttgaccaaactcaacataggaacggtcggtggaaaatcaagctgttgtgtggaaaacttttttgtcattcaagatattttggttaaacacggcatttaaagatttcactatgctcccttcaattttttaaaatcttatttactattatttcatatatctgccataggaacgatgggtcgtAAACTAGGTTTTTGGTTAAAAACCctcttttatttatcaagacaTCTTTAGCAAACTCGGCactaactattttccctgtgcttcttagatacgggtaAAGCATTATGAGTATTataaaaaggttgggtctgcaagggtattagatcttcggcgtgccgaagagtGCCTTTCTCTTTCGTTACTTCCGTTATTACACTTTTTTGTGGCAGGATTTGATTTTTACAAGACATAAGTATTAGTGAAAAAAGAGATCAGTGTGCATTTGGCAGTAATACTGAGCattcttataaatattttataatttttataccctgaatccattaaaaatggctaaaaagggtatattgtatttgtgcaaaatgtaaatgtatgtaacaggcagaagaaagcatctccgacttcataaagaatatatattcttgatcagcatcaatagccgaggatctagccatgtccgcctctgtctgtccatatgtatgatagcaaggatatcagaacctatatgAATTAGAGACATGAAATTTTAGGTGTTgctcctcctagtgcctgcgcagatcgagtgtGTTTCCGATAATAGATAACTTGCCCATTCACAAacaatcaatatcgatatccttttttttaacaaattgaataaataataagagctacagTAACAAAATATCAagcatctttcattttatacctatcagATCAAGTTAATAAGCCAACTTGTATTGTCCActaatttaagccacaatttaaatgcaatttaatttttgcgaatacacaaatattctatagtataataagatatactgtagaaaatttaattatgatcATGCGCGTCTTCTTCGCATTCTGTCAACATTACAATTGCGATTGATTTTTGTGctgccatttaaatttgcttttCTTCTCAATAAGACTTAATTATtagtgtggctgctgagtagaagCAGTGGCCAATGGTGCgatctgtcgcgagttcgagccctaccagcgaaactatttttataccccgaacccattaaaaacggataaaaagggtataatggttcttatttctttttattatttaaaacgaactgcattttgtgttggtacaagagggtttagggtattccctagtctgGAATTCCCGACTAGAATCTCTTACTTATTTATGTTGATAACATTAAAGCAAATGTAGAATAATTCGACTATCGAAGTTTTTTCTTTAGAATGCTATAGGTAAAGCCTTTTTCCGCCAAATTAAGGAAATGAAGACAAGTGTAAAGATAGACACCATAAAAATAGGCCACCATAGATACCGGTGCAAACGGGAAATTCGTCGCCTTGTTATTCAGAAAGAAATTTtatgtaataaaataatatccTTTTAGCATTTTAATGTTACCAATAGatgatttaacaaattttagtGGAATATAAAAACCTAAAATATACTTTGCTGAAGTTTATTGTCACGGGACGTGGCAAATGTTAGTTTGGTGAATcctaaaactgtttgtcccgaaaaaataaaaattggaTGCCCAATTGGTTGCCATACATATTGGCGAGACCTAAGCCATAAACCTGTAACCATGGCTAACCATAATATCTGATGGTATATTAATCGTGGTTATAACTATCCGATCGGCCTAAAGgaaattttgtaattataaGTATAGAAACAAGCGATGCATAGAAAtgatattaaaacaatatgaaaCCACAAGGTTCAATACGAATTCGATTAAACGATTAcacaaatcgatatttaagAAAGTCGCAGCTAAGAGTAACCAACTCAATAATCAAGAAATCCTTTTCGACACGAACAGGTTAATGGATTACTGCCGAAGGCaagattatttatttgtattatttactCATTTGTCGCATagacaaatttgtaaataaatttgctAGGGGCATACAACAGCGAGGCCTGATTGCCCAATCTTGACACGCGACCGAATGGGTGTCGCACCAAAGCATTGGCCAACTACAAAATACTGTAACATTTAATAAGTTTTAAAGAGAACataaagaataaatatatttaatacaaaatcATTCCTAAGATTCATATATCCGGAAAAGTAACATTTATATTCAATAGAACAATCAACGCCACAGCATATTAATCTGACACATCTGCAATATTaagttattattaaatttacgaCATAGCAGAGATAAGGGTTTACCCTACTTACGAACAAAACGATCATGATCTACGACACAACTATGGCTGTCACATTGAACGAAATGTACAGGATGGTACACGCTCCACGTGTGCTTAATTCGGAAACTAAGAAATCTTTAAGATCTTCCCTACACTTTGGCCTTAGAACAAAAGGTCGTATCTTCGCCAGCAATTATGCTATCAGTGTAGAAGAAAGGACTCAATGGGACGAGCAGAGACAACAATTCTATTGTTTTGGTGTTTCTCGGTTATATTTCGACCGCGCTTCGGCAGTGTTAAGGGCGTACATATTTTATGGCTCCCCACCGTTTGAAAAGGAGTCTCTTAggattatttttcatatatcaaaatattattattggcacgcgtctgacgcgcgccttttttatgatttttatgaatgaaatttgtgaaaaaataagaatctttaaaatattcaaatataccaacttaaaagaaaaaaagcgattaaatttatatacttatacttatgtTTACACTTAGTAAGGGGTCAACATTCATTTATCaaaatcataacaaaaaaggTACacgtcagacgcgtgccaataatgatattttcttttgtgcccatgatctgcccattcgcagatatttgtatgtgtgtttgtgtgtagaggtccaaaatcagaaatcctaaaatcttaCATCGGGGAcaagcaggcaggcaagcaaccgacacacaagcgcataattgcttctattcatatacaaaatatgcaagtatgcgtgaatagcgagtccaaaatgttttaaatgtataaatgGCAACGGTAAGGTACCCTTGCCAACGATAACGAGCTAAAAttcaagaatttcgcatcgacgtggcaaaccctttctctatttcatattagtcGTGCCTTCAAAACGGTAGAAATGCGtcagcatttgagaaaaattgaatttgtgcgcattttagcttgtcggacacatacaACCACACACATTTTAACGATTCCTAAACATGAAGAGatagcattgagagctgagagtaagtgcgagcgagataaaaattAGCAGCATTGCCGTTCTattgcacaaatcatatggaaaagagtgcgccaagcaccttcctgtagagtaagcggttcaaaaatacattatatgtacatacatatatcttacTCGCTtcctcgcgattttggaccagttGCCTCCAATACTTTTTGTGCCTACTTTCTTGCactgatgtccagtctatatgtagtttggttagtggtagtATGCACATATTCAGTATGTCAAGAAATCTTTttgaaaaaacgaaaaatcCATATTTTCCAAATTCATATGCAATTTAAAccttataattttaataactttattttttttttcgattacTTGCTGACGACTCAACTCAACAGCcaaataacaagtaagaggttctagtcgggagctcccaacctatatataccctgagcccttttataccaacaccaaatgcagctggcGCTACTTGCTCGTTTGTAGCAATAAAGATATATTACAGAAAAATGTTCCCTTGGGAGGGCTTGAAATCGAAACTAACCACACTACTTGCCGCCGTTTCTGCTTAACCATTATTAAGTCTTGTTGCGATTGCTATAAAATATTAGTAAAGAAagcaatacaatcgcaattgtaGAGCTGTTTATATaattcgaagcagacgcgcatgcatgtgtgtgggtaCATATAcagtatacagaaattcttcaAACTGCGCTAGCTGTAAACACGTGTTTAATTTACCgatcttaattaaattttctatggTATATCTAATTGTACCGTAGAAATGTTGTGTATACTCAAAaagttaaatgcatttaaattgtggttttaATTGTTAGTCAATACAAATAGGTATAAAAgcaagatacttgatatatgtatgtacatatataatattccaGAATATTGCTTGAAAACGAAGTGAGTTAtagattatcggaaacaaactcgatctgcgcaaaTATAGGAGGACCTAtacttaaaatttcaagtctctaactcttataggttctcatATCCTTAAATTCATACATATGGgtagacagatagacagacagatgggatatatgtatgtacatatatactattgtgggtcggagatgcttccttctggtttttatatacatacataaatttacattttgcacaaatacagtataccctttttagcaatttttaatgggttcagggcataaaaatataaaagttatgTTTCATACCAAGGATTATCAACCTTTCTAACAATGTTCCATCGAACTCGGTACTAATGTGGCATtgtgtatgcacatatgtacacacatacatacatatgtatttatattctgaagtacatacatatgtatgtatatacatattttattattttcatattttaactATCCAATTATTTTTTACATCCCtagcatatatacatacatatgtatgtatgttgtatgtacatagactaaatacatttctttatttatgtatttaaatatgtatgtacataacaACTATAATTTACAGAATTTTACTTACGTCTCAATTATTTGAATATCTTGGAATTTCGACTTTTCTTTGTGAAGaacattttgcacttttaaagaaaatgattGTCCAGGCCATAATTCATTTTGGATTTCACTGAACCAGCCCGTTAGAACTTTATCCATTTAGTTAAtaatttgaaagaaaaaatttaagctcaaatataaataagccCCAGGCCACAAGTGTGTTCAATCTGGgattaaagtaaagtaaacaCGTGGTCACGGGAAAAAGTAACCATATTTTAATGTACCCACATGATTTGCCAATTGGAATTAAtaacaacaagtaagaggttctagtcgggagctcccgactagggaataccctgaaccctcttatacCAACACCGAATTCAGATCACTATTCGCGCTCGTTTTAGATGAATTAAAGTAACAAAGTTCCCTTTGCAGGGTacgaactcgcaactaaccgtattACTTGCTGATGACCAAAATAATGCtgagccaaaataaaaaattgttttctcggtaaggctcgaactcgcaataGACCGCACTGTTTGCCACCGCCTCTTCTCATAGAATTAGAAGCAGACgagcatgaatgtgtgtgtgtatatacatacatacatggacacagaaattcttggaatttgtGCTagctgccgcaaacacgtgtttcttaaccagGTCGGTAATGGAATTTCCTACACATATTaaattgtaccatagaatatatatgtattctcaaaaagttaaTTCCATTAaatttgtggcttaaattaGTGGGCAATACAAGTTCgcttattaagtttttttattgCTATGAGGTAGTAGcagggaggtggcgataggaaaaaaa
Encoded here:
- the LOC116652372 gene encoding spermidine synthase-like, producing the protein MDKVLTGWFSEIQNELWPGQSFSLKVQNVLHKEKSKFQDIQIIETETYGRCLILDGIIQCTSRDEFSYQEMIAFLPLCCHPNPQKVLIVGGGDGGVAREVVKHPLVKEVHQVEIDDRVVQLSKKYLPSMACGFDSKKLKLTIGDGFEYMKNHRNEFDVIITDSSDPIGPAVNLFHESYFDLLKQALRDGGVVCSQAGSFWLDFEYVKKTLKGCALHFPKVGYAITSVPSYPCGHIGFIIASLDKKHRLENPVKKFEKSEIDALNLKYYTSEIHAAAFTLPRWVEKHFYE